A part of Corvus cornix cornix isolate S_Up_H32 chromosome Z, ASM73873v5, whole genome shotgun sequence genomic DNA contains:
- the RPP25L gene encoding ribonuclease P protein subunit p25-like protein, producing the protein MENYKKTKIMEKPCPLPFTDLPADIIEMKVKDGSKIRNLMGYAMSKMEQDSVRQILFTGSGKAVSKTITCVEIMKRRLKELHQITKVLFRQIEEIWEPIVPEAGLDALTVKRNIPAICVLLSKDALDTQEPGYQAPGSSDAFWTETLTAESQGQMKRKQGGGRGAGSTGKHPRSTGGIPGGP; encoded by the coding sequence atgGAGAACTATAAGAAGACCAAAATCATGGAGAAACCTTGTCCTCTTCCTTTCACTGACCTGCCTGCTGATATTATTGAAATGAAGGTGAAGGACGGGAGCAAAATTAGGAATCTGATGGGCTATGCCATGAGCAAGATGGAGCAGGACTCGGTGAGGCAGATTCTTTTCACTGGCTCAGGCAAGGCTGTCAGCAAGACCATCACCTGTGTGGAAATCATGAAACGAAGGCTCAAGGAGCTGCACCAGATCACCAAAGTGCTCTTCAGACAGATTGAAGAAATCTGGGAACCCATTGTGCCTGAGGCAGGCCTCGATGCCTTGACAGTGAAGAGAAACATTCCTGCCATATGTGTCCTACTCAGCAAAGATGCCCTGGATACTCAGGAGCCAGGGTACCAGGCTCCAGGATCTTCTGATGCCTTCTGGACTGAGACACTGACAGCAGAATCGCAGGGACAGATGAAGAGGAAGCAGGGTGGAGGCCGGGGAGCCggcagcacagggaagcacCCTCGCTCCACCGGGGGAATACCGGGGGGGCCCTGA
- the ENHO gene encoding adropin: MGAALSTGAIVAISFNCVIALLILILFLILCKACRTPSCPKKTPASDVDESRNEEKYLLQP; this comes from the coding sequence ATGGGGGCTGCTCTCTCCACCGGAGCGATCGTGGCAATTTCTTTTAACTGTGTCATCGCGTTGctcatcctcatcctcttcctcatcctctgcAAAGCCTGCAGGACCCCCTCATGTCCCAAGAAGACCCCGGCTTCTGATGTGGATGAGTCAAGGAATGAAGAGAAGtacctgctgcagccctga